catactatcgaagatacggtactatgttccacagtcagccctcctggccctatatcactctcttatttacccctatctcacctatggaatttgtgcatggggctcaacaacaattaaccatctcagaccactaattacccaacaaaaggctgcagttagaatgataacaaattctcactacaggcagcacactccaccaatattcaatacactaaacctactcaccatacaaaacatccatacttattactgcacctattacatacatagaacacttaactctgatattaaccctcccctcaaacatctccttgccaacctcaacagaacacatgaccataacacaaggcacagatcactctttgatgttcctcgtgtccatctcacactatgcaaaaactcaatgcacataaaaggccctaaaatctggaattcattacctgtaaatataaaagaaacacaacctgtttataaattcaagtctcttctcaaagattacttactcacccaaaaccaaataaatactgaataactgaacattataaattgtatatcttaaatgtttctcacaattatatcacataaatgttaaacctaaaacccaatctaactttattattttttaaatacactacctaacagaatcactacctaactgaatgcaaccatatgacctgtctttgtaatactcacttgtgctttatagttatctgtttacattaatgttttatcactgatttcatcattgcttagtagcagcgctgtatagtccttgtggcttagcgcttctttttgattataataataataataatcattgcttagttaatcttaagttaattttaagccagcccgtaatgctatgcatagtataagtggctttggcatactgctcttatctgtattttttttgtacctctgtatgtgtgcacaaattggaaataaataaaaaaaaaaaaataaaaaacttcgCAACCTTTATTCCCGGCTCCTGTAAGCTGTTAGTGGactttataaacccaacaacacgaGCAAATAGGAGTGTTAAAGCTTGTTTTAAGGTGATTTTTTTTGCTTGTCTGTCTCCCAGAGAGCCTTTTGTACTTATTTTGAACCCTCAAGAGAGGTCGTTTGACACCGGAGTAGGGCTCTTAAACCaaaaattggagctaccctcctttTCCTTGGTTCCAAAGTTTATTACCTCTCATTCGTTAGTCCCTCGAGGAAGgcatcttgatgctggtaaggggctcttgatgcgaggaattagGACTTGTCCTTTGCATCAAACCTGCATTTTCCACTTCCACCAGACCATGCATGACCACTGTGGATTTAATGCTTCCCATTCCCCAAACTTCGGCATTCCCTATGAACGTAACAATAAATTAAGCAGGGTTTATGCTGGTAATAATTATTAGCTATCTCAGGGAATTACTattccaggataacccatgaatgtCAGTGGGTGGGATTTATTTTTATTGAGGTCCTTTAtatgacccacaacagttggctaacacccaggtgctcatggcttggttggtagcgtcctcagctcacacactcaggGTCTGGCATCAATCCTGGGATCAATCCCTGGCATGGGTGGAAATGGACATATTTCCTGggtgttgactgttgtgggtcatatttccctcaaggaaggttccttgatttagggaattggatctgtgctccagttccccgaattaagcctgaatgccttccacatcccccccccccccaggcgctgtataatcctccgggtttagcgcttccccttgattataataataatgtgggtcATATTAGATGCCAAGATTAAAGGACAACAAGAgaaataagcgctaaacccactagggtcatacagggACAGTCCTTATTGATGCGCTgaatttattgggttatccttggtggctaaccctctgggtttaAAATCCCCATAAAATCTTACCTTACATACTGCTAGTTGAATAGGAATAACAGGTGGGTAGATTATGCATTGATGCGAGACACTTTGGTAAAAACACACAAATGCCGTTATATGGGACCATCATTGATGTTTTGCCGACAATTTGGTTTATTAAATTAAAACAAGACTGTAGTTAATACatgtaattgttattattataatatgggggagtgctaaacccataggattatacagtgcatggggggagatagaaggtattcaggctcatttCAGGGATcacagcacagatccaattcccaagatcaagagcacctcaccagcatcaaaggaacctcccttgagaggtaaTACAAGTAAGATTTGTTTACTTTCCTTTTGGCTGAATCTACATTTTGCTGCATTATTTTCTCTACTTATTCTAATGTAGATTCTCATAATTATTCTAGGTTTGCAACAATGTCACGGGCAGGAAGTAAAATGCGAATGATGAATAAGATGATGGAGAAAGTAAAGCACTCAAAAGTGATGCGTACCACCATTCCTGCCGGCATGGCGGGAACTCACCTGGGACCCACGTTAGGACAGGTAACTACACGATAATAAAattttattgtattatttttattttttatctgaTATGTCTGTGCATGTGATTAAAGAGTGATTCCTTAAAACTTGTTGGGCTGTATTCCTAGAGGTCCCAGTAAATTTAGAAAAAGCACATCACACAATAGTACTGTAATTCTCTTGTACTGTATAATGTTTCACTTTCCTTTTTCTCCCCAGCGTGGTATAAACATTGCAGCCTTCTGTAAGGATTTTAACACTCGAACTGCACACTATATAGAAGGTGTTCCCCTTCCGTGCCGAGTAAAAGTTCGGCCTGACAGATCCTATGAATTAGTAATACACAACCCTCCTTCAACATACTTTATTAAACAAGCAGCTGGGATTCAAAGAGGTGCAATGAAGGCTGGTATGAACAAAAGATTAGATTTTTTGCAGTATGTTAGTTATGATTAGTTatgattggattttttttttttttttttttttttttttacaatttccaCATTCTTGTTTAAGGAAACGTACTGTACCTTATTTGCATAAAACCCAAAATAATGTTTTACCATAATTTGTGAATTAATTTGCAATATTTCTT
Above is a window of Cherax quadricarinatus isolate ZL_2023a chromosome 24, ASM3850222v1, whole genome shotgun sequence DNA encoding:
- the mRpL11 gene encoding large ribosomal subunit protein uL11m isoform X1; this encodes MLGSQHRSNSQDQEHLTSIKGTSLERFATMSRAGSKMRMMNKMMEKVKHSKVMRTTIPAGMAGTHLGPTLGQRGINIAAFCKDFNTRTAHYIEGVPLPCRVKVRPDRSYELVIHNPPSTYFIKQAAGIQRGAMKAGQEVSGKITLKHVYEIAKIKQQDPPLHLTPLKQICELVIGSAHSCGVEVVKDLDPKEYGEFLMERSTVVEEQLAELKEKREAKLLRK
- the mRpL11 gene encoding large ribosomal subunit protein uL11m isoform X2 — translated: MSRAGSKMRMMNKMMEKVKHSKVMRTTIPAGMAGTHLGPTLGQRGINIAAFCKDFNTRTAHYIEGVPLPCRVKVRPDRSYELVIHNPPSTYFIKQAAGIQRGAMKAGQEVSGKITLKHVYEIAKIKQQDPPLHLTPLKQICELVIGSAHSCGVEVVKDLDPKEYGEFLMERSTVVEEQLAELKEKREAKLLRK